The Pogona vitticeps strain Pit_001003342236 chromosome 6, PviZW2.1, whole genome shotgun sequence genome contains a region encoding:
- the LOC110087652 gene encoding histone H2B 7: MPEPAKSAPVPKKGSKKAITKTQKKGDKKRKKSRKESYSIYVYKVLKQVHPDTGISSKAMSIMNSFVNDIFERIAAEASRLAHYNKRSTITSREIQTAVRLLLPGELAKHAVSEGTKAVTKYTSSK, encoded by the coding sequence ATGCCTGAGCCAGCCAAATCCGCGCCGGTGCCCAAGAAGGGCTCCAAGAAGGCCATCACCAAGACGCAGAAGAAAGGCGACAAGAAGCGCAAGAAGAGCCGCAAGGAGAGCTACTCCATCTACGTCTACAAGGTCCTCAAGCAGGTCCACCCGGACACCGGCATCTCCTCCAAGGCCATGAGCATCATGAACTCCTTCGTCAACGACATCTTCGAGCGCATCGCCGCCGAGGCCTCCCGCCTCGCCCATTACAACAAGCGCTCCACCATCACCTCCCGGGAGATCCAGACCGCCGTCAGGCTCCTCCTGCCCGGAGAGCTGGCCAAGCACGCCGTCTCCGAGGGCACCAAGGCCGTCACCAAGTACACCAGCTCCAAGTAG